In one window of Brenneria goodwinii DNA:
- a CDS encoding sugar phosphate isomerase/epimerase family protein — translation MKLGIVSDSLSRLSTDEVIKTAAELGLTRIEFATGNWSTAPHLNLEALLASASARSELKSKLSDYGLSISALNANGNQLHPGESGIKHAECVDKSIQLASLLEVENVVMMSGLPAAPGDSYPNWIVCAWPPETQVILEHQWDVAKSYWQGLSQVARERDVKLCIELHSQQLVYNLPSFYRLRDITGDIVGINLDPSHILWMGGDPIALIREAGNMIYHVHAKDTYIDRYNRATTSALDNRPMTMSRERSWSYVTLGYGQPEDWWKEFCYTLAHFSNPELTLSIEHEDMNLSCMEGVKKSVELLHRTAMFESSDYQLPAI, via the coding sequence ATGAAACTGGGTATCGTGTCAGACAGCCTTAGCCGGCTTTCAACGGATGAGGTCATTAAAACGGCGGCGGAATTGGGGTTGACCCGCATTGAATTCGCGACGGGAAACTGGTCGACCGCGCCGCATCTTAATCTTGAAGCGCTGTTGGCGAGCGCGTCGGCCCGGTCGGAATTAAAAAGCAAACTCAGTGATTATGGATTAAGCATCTCCGCCCTGAACGCGAACGGCAACCAGTTGCATCCCGGCGAGTCCGGAATCAAACACGCGGAATGCGTTGATAAGTCTATTCAGCTTGCATCGCTGCTTGAGGTTGAAAATGTGGTCATGATGTCTGGATTACCGGCGGCGCCGGGGGACAGCTACCCTAACTGGATCGTATGCGCATGGCCGCCTGAAACCCAGGTTATTCTGGAGCACCAGTGGGATGTCGCGAAGAGTTATTGGCAGGGGCTGTCGCAGGTCGCCAGGGAACGTGACGTCAAACTCTGCATTGAGTTGCACAGCCAGCAACTGGTCTATAATCTGCCGTCATTTTACCGCTTAAGGGATATAACGGGCGATATCGTTGGTATTAACCTCGATCCCAGCCATATTCTCTGGATGGGCGGCGATCCCATCGCCCTTATCCGTGAGGCCGGCAACATGATCTATCATGTTCATGCTAAAGATACCTATATCGATCGTTACAACCGGGCCACCACCAGCGCGCTGGATAACCGTCCGATGACGATGAGTAGGGAAAGAAGCTGGTCTTATGTCACGCTCGGTTATGGGCAGCCGGAAGACTGGTGGAAAGAGTTTTGCTATACGCTGGCGCATTTTTCCAACCCCGAGCTGACGTTGAGCATTGAGCATGAAGATATGAATTTGTCTTGCATGGAAGGGGTTAAAAAATCAGTGGAACTTTTGCATCGGACTGCAATGTTTGAGTCTTCTGATTACCAGTTGCCCGCTATTTAA
- a CDS encoding GntR family transcriptional regulator: protein MGNNIFLGKAMEETTEEQIYIHIKNAIRQGDYPSGMRLVPELLAQSWGVSRMPVRQALKKLTAEGFVSLLPNRRLVVCEIDLESMKEIFEMRAVLEGLAIRLAVSRMTDEQKREIETDLQKMERNIGPTAHWCSLHRRFHEDIYRHCGRPMLLQQISNLLTMVEPYMKIWVSNETFQQHALLGHRELFNAINIKTAEECEQMMREHIMNTLPDLNQLYCE, encoded by the coding sequence TTGGGAAATAACATTTTTTTGGGTAAGGCGATGGAAGAAACCACCGAAGAACAGATTTATATTCATATTAAAAATGCCATCCGTCAGGGCGATTACCCATCGGGGATGCGGTTGGTGCCCGAATTATTAGCGCAGTCCTGGGGCGTGAGCCGTATGCCGGTTCGTCAGGCATTAAAAAAATTGACGGCGGAAGGATTTGTTTCGCTATTACCGAACCGGCGATTGGTGGTATGCGAAATCGATCTCGAATCCATGAAAGAGATATTTGAAATGCGGGCGGTATTAGAGGGGCTCGCTATTCGTCTGGCCGTATCCAGAATGACCGACGAGCAAAAGCGCGAGATCGAAACGGATTTACAGAAAATGGAGAGGAATATTGGCCCGACGGCCCATTGGTGTTCGCTGCACCGGCGTTTTCACGAGGATATTTATCGGCATTGCGGTCGGCCGATGCTGTTACAGCAAATATCCAACCTGCTGACGATGGTGGAGCCCTATATGAAAATATGGGTAAGCAACGAGACTTTTCAGCAACATGCATTATTAGGTCACCGTGAGTTATTCAATGCCATAAATATAAAAACGGCTGAAGAATGCGAACAGATGATGCGGGAACATATTATGAATACGCTTCCTGATTTGAATCAGTTGTATTGTGAGTAA
- a CDS encoding ABC transporter substrate-binding protein: MKNLKSVILSGLLLGSALLSSTVFAASVADSEVCKSLRAENPELQGKTLINALNPHTPGYEALDPNDPSKYIGFDIDLGETLGECLGFKVEYKAVSFAALLPTLQSGQADFVMSDIYATSERAKAADFITYAKVFDGVLVAKGNPKKITGIDLSLCGATAAENTGFVEVPLIQALEQKCIEAGKPIPSIQLYDNNATCIQAVLNGRADTYINDINTVDQAVKAYPDKLEKAVAVTLPYSVGIAIPKNKEKFRTAMMNALIEVQKLGIQTELLNKWSLGESNLEAPRLVLN; encoded by the coding sequence ATGAAGAATCTCAAAAGCGTCATTTTGAGCGGGCTGCTCTTGGGCAGCGCCTTGCTGAGTTCCACCGTTTTCGCCGCGTCTGTGGCTGATTCCGAAGTTTGCAAATCGCTGCGAGCTGAAAATCCCGAGCTACAGGGCAAAACGCTGATCAACGCTCTTAATCCGCATACGCCGGGATATGAGGCGTTGGACCCCAATGACCCAAGCAAGTATATCGGCTTCGATATCGACCTCGGTGAAACCCTGGGGGAATGTCTTGGCTTTAAAGTAGAGTACAAGGCGGTATCTTTTGCCGCGCTGCTGCCTACCTTGCAAAGCGGACAGGCGGATTTCGTGATGTCTGATATTTACGCCACCTCCGAACGGGCTAAAGCGGCGGATTTTATTACCTATGCGAAAGTCTTTGACGGAGTATTGGTGGCGAAAGGCAATCCGAAAAAAATAACCGGTATCGATCTGTCATTGTGCGGCGCTACCGCGGCTGAGAATACCGGTTTTGTCGAAGTGCCATTAATTCAGGCGCTGGAGCAGAAATGTATCGAGGCCGGCAAACCCATTCCTTCCATTCAGCTTTATGATAATAATGCCACCTGTATTCAGGCGGTGCTGAACGGTCGTGCCGATACCTATATTAACGATATTAATACGGTGGATCAGGCGGTAAAAGCCTATCCGGACAAACTTGAAAAAGCCGTCGCCGTAACGCTGCCTTATTCCGTTGGTATTGCCATACCGAAAAATAAAGAGAAATTCAGAACAGCCATGATGAATGCGCTGATCGAAGTACAGAAGTTGGGTATTCAAACTGAATTACTGAATAAATGGTCGCTTGGCGAAAGTAATCTTGAAGCGCCGCGTCTGGTTCTGAACTAA